One Faecalicatena sp. Marseille-Q4148 DNA window includes the following coding sequences:
- the uvrC gene encoding excinuclease ABC subunit UvrC, with product MFQIEEELKKLPAKPGVYLMHDEKDEIIYVGKAISLKNRVRQYFQTSRNKGVKIEQMVTHITRFEYIVTDSELEALVLECNLIKEHRPKYNTMLMDDKTYPFIKVTVNEPYPRMMLVRQMKKDKAKYFGPYTSNTAVKDTIELLRKLYKVRNCSRNLPRDIGKERPCLNYHIKQCEAPCQGYISQEAYRRSIDEAIKFLNGSYDGILKELEAKMQDASEKMEFERAIEYRELIKSVTQIAQKQKITNSSQEDRDILALAKDGEDAIVQVFFIRGGRLIGRDHFYLKVGSEESRGEILQSFIKQFYAGTPYIPGELMLQAEVEETELLEEWLGSRRGHRVRITVPKKGEKEKLVELAWKNALMVLTKDKERIKREEGRTIGAVKEIEALLGLKGIVRMEAYDISNTSGFASVGSMVVYERGKPKRNDYRKFKIKSVQGPNDYASMEEVLTRRFSHGLKEQEEGKELGSFHAFPDLILMDGGRGQVNVAERVLESLHLQIPVCGMVKDDFHRTRGLYYKNEEIPIERTSEGFKLITRIQDEAHRFAIEFHKNLRSKEQVHSVLDDIPGIGPTRRKDLMKHFQNLDAIRSASVEELKELPSMNEKSANEVYNFFHK from the coding sequence ATGTTTCAGATAGAAGAAGAATTGAAGAAACTTCCGGCAAAACCGGGAGTGTATTTGATGCATGATGAGAAGGATGAGATCATCTATGTGGGGAAAGCCATTAGTTTGAAAAACCGTGTGCGCCAGTATTTTCAGACGAGTCGGAACAAAGGCGTTAAGATTGAGCAGATGGTGACTCATATTACGCGATTTGAATATATCGTAACGGATTCGGAACTGGAGGCACTTGTACTGGAATGCAACCTGATTAAGGAGCATCGGCCGAAATACAATACCATGTTGATGGATGATAAGACGTATCCATTTATTAAAGTAACAGTGAATGAACCGTATCCGCGGATGATGCTTGTGCGTCAGATGAAGAAAGATAAGGCGAAATATTTTGGCCCGTATACGAGTAATACTGCGGTAAAGGATACAATTGAGCTTTTGCGGAAGCTGTATAAAGTGCGGAATTGCAGCCGGAATCTGCCAAGAGATATCGGGAAGGAACGCCCTTGTCTGAATTATCATATCAAACAGTGTGAGGCGCCGTGCCAGGGATACATTTCTCAGGAAGCTTACCGCCGCTCGATTGATGAGGCAATTAAGTTTCTAAATGGCAGTTATGATGGGATTTTGAAAGAACTTGAAGCGAAAATGCAGGATGCTTCAGAGAAAATGGAATTTGAGAGGGCCATTGAATACCGGGAGCTGATAAAGAGTGTGACGCAGATTGCACAGAAGCAGAAGATTACGAACAGCAGTCAGGAGGACAGGGATATTCTGGCGCTGGCAAAAGATGGTGAAGATGCGATCGTGCAAGTATTTTTTATCCGGGGAGGCCGGCTGATCGGTCGGGATCATTTTTATCTGAAGGTCGGAAGCGAAGAATCAAGAGGAGAGATTCTGCAGAGTTTTATTAAGCAATTCTATGCGGGTACACCGTATATTCCGGGAGAACTGATGCTGCAGGCAGAGGTGGAAGAAACAGAACTTTTGGAAGAGTGGCTCGGAAGCCGCAGAGGTCATCGGGTGCGTATTACCGTGCCGAAGAAGGGGGAGAAAGAAAAACTGGTGGAGCTTGCATGGAAGAATGCGCTTATGGTTCTGACAAAAGATAAAGAGCGAATCAAACGGGAGGAAGGAAGAACCATTGGCGCTGTAAAAGAGATTGAAGCGCTTCTCGGATTGAAGGGAATCGTGAGAATGGAAGCTTATGATATTTCCAATACGAGTGGATTTGCTTCTGTTGGTTCTATGGTTGTGTATGAGAGAGGAAAACCGAAACGGAATGATTATCGCAAATTCAAGATTAAGAGCGTGCAGGGTCCAAATGATTACGCAAGTATGGAAGAAGTGTTGACGAGAAGATTTTCTCACGGCCTTAAAGAGCAGGAGGAAGGAAAGGAACTCGGCAGTTTTCATGCATTTCCGGATCTGATCCTTATGGACGGAGGCCGGGGGCAGGTAAATGTGGCAGAGCGCGTGCTGGAGTCGCTTCATCTTCAGATTCCGGTCTGTGGAATGGTCAAGGATGACTTCCATAGAACAAGAGGCCTGTATTACAAAAATGAGGAAATTCCAATCGAACGAACGAGTGAAGGATTTAAGCTGATTACAAGAATCCAGGATGAGGCGCATCGGTTTGCTATTGAATTTCATAAGAATTTAAGAAGCAAAGAGCAGGTTCATTCTGTTCTGGATGATATTCCGGGAATCGGACCGACAAGGCGAAAAGATCTGATGAAACATTTCCAGAACCTGGATGCGATCCGCAGCGCTTCTGTGGAAGAACTGAAAGAGCTTCCTTCCATGAATGAAAAATCCGCAAATGAAGTATACAATTTTTTTCACAAATGA
- a CDS encoding YigZ family protein, which translates to MLSQYTTVYEGGEGEIIVKKSRFIATVRPVKTEEEAIAFIAEMKKKYWDATHNCSAYVIGERFQVQRMSDDGEPQGTAGKPMLDVLMGEEIHDIAVVVTRYFGGTLLGTGGLVRAYSGAVKEGLANSIIITKYKGYKLEFTTDYTNLGKIQYILGQKKIQTLDTVYEDLVRMTVLVPEELISQVTAEIVEGTNGQVEPQMGDACYFADVAGEMMLWKE; encoded by the coding sequence ATGTTAAGTCAGTATACAACAGTCTATGAAGGCGGTGAGGGCGAGATCATCGTCAAAAAGTCAAGGTTTATCGCGACGGTGCGGCCGGTAAAAACAGAGGAAGAAGCCATTGCCTTTATTGCGGAGATGAAAAAAAAATACTGGGATGCCACTCATAACTGTTCTGCCTATGTAATTGGAGAGCGTTTTCAGGTCCAGCGCATGAGCGATGACGGGGAGCCACAGGGAACAGCAGGCAAACCAATGCTGGATGTCCTTATGGGAGAGGAAATCCATGATATTGCAGTTGTGGTTACAAGATATTTTGGCGGGACACTTCTTGGAACGGGCGGTCTTGTGAGAGCGTATTCAGGCGCAGTGAAAGAAGGACTTGCCAATAGTATTATTATAACCAAATATAAAGGATATAAACTTGAGTTTACGACAGATTACACGAATCTGGGGAAAATTCAGTACATACTGGGACAGAAGAAGATTCAGACATTGGATACGGTTTATGAAGATCTTGTGCGGATGACAGTGCTTGTTCCGGAGGAACTGATCAGCCAGGTAACAGCAGAAATCGTAGAAGGGACGAATGGACAGGTGGAGCCGCAGATGGGAGATGCGTGTTATTTTGCAGATGTGGCAGGAGAGATGATGCTCTGGAAAGAATAG
- the hprK gene encoding HPr(Ser) kinase/phosphatase, with amino-acid sequence MSSVEMKKLVEKMKLKNLTPDISLAGRKIEVPDINRPALQLTGFFEHFDADRVQIIGYVEYAYLQSISDERKEEIYTLLLERKIPCLIYSRDLRPDEIMLRKAVEYDVPVFLTDKATSPFMAEIIRWLNVELAPCISIHGVLVDVYGVGVLIMGESGIGKSEAALELIKRGHRLVTDDVVEIRKVSDETLVGRAPDITRHFIELRGIGIVDVKTLFGVQSVKETQTIDLVITLEDWNRDKEYDRLGLEEEYTEFLGNKVVCHSIPIRPGRNLAIIVESASVNHRQKQMGYNAAHELYRRVQENLLKK; translated from the coding sequence ATGAGCAGTGTAGAAATGAAGAAACTGGTTGAAAAGATGAAATTAAAGAATCTTACACCGGATATTTCGCTTGCCGGACGTAAAATCGAAGTGCCGGATATCAACCGTCCGGCGCTGCAGCTGACGGGATTTTTTGAGCATTTTGATGCGGACCGCGTACAGATCATTGGTTATGTGGAATATGCATATTTGCAGAGCATATCAGATGAGAGAAAAGAAGAGATCTATACTCTGCTGTTAGAACGAAAGATTCCGTGTCTGATCTACAGCAGAGATTTACGGCCGGATGAGATCATGCTGCGTAAGGCAGTCGAATACGATGTTCCGGTATTCCTGACAGATAAGGCAACATCTCCGTTTATGGCAGAGATTATCCGATGGCTGAATGTAGAGCTTGCGCCGTGCATTTCTATTCATGGCGTGCTTGTAGATGTTTACGGTGTCGGGGTACTGATCATGGGAGAGAGCGGTATCGGTAAGAGTGAGGCGGCTCTTGAGCTGATTAAGAGAGGGCATCGGCTTGTAACCGACGATGTCGTTGAGATTCGAAAAGTAAGTGATGAAACGCTTGTGGGACGTGCTCCGGATATTACAAGACATTTCATTGAACTGAGAGGAATCGGTATTGTGGATGTGAAGACGCTGTTTGGTGTTCAGAGTGTGAAGGAAACACAGACGATTGATCTTGTAATTACTCTGGAAGACTGGAACAGAGATAAGGAATATGACCGGCTTGGTCTGGAGGAAGAATACACAGAATTCCTGGGCAATAAGGTTGTATGTCATTCTATCCCAATCCGACCGGGACGTAACCTTGCGATCATTGTAGAATCTGCATCTGTTAATCACAGACAGAAACAGATGGGATACAATGCAGCACATGAACTGTATCGCCGTGTGCAGGAAAATTTATTAAAGAAATAG
- a CDS encoding ABC transporter ATP-binding protein, protein MKNGYKVMLKYVTLHKRKVIVLVLLLILNSFFGTFPLKIIEKLIDTVEENFTITCVLALGGIYFLTQVVWVILGGAVNRLTAKLETGIGHNIRMELYEKILRLPLGYFEKNNSGDIMLRLIQDSEITVEGVLTPIIFLTLNVFQFILGFYFISSISVAVALWMIPIGVLLIFLSLQSGTPIRNLTKKQRDCKEQLWNDFQEGIKNIKVLKLLKKEKAYFGKVEDSSTALAKESLKLNKYTMLIDRLYSALFMLLIAFIMIYGCVQVKNNELSIGGLSALMMYNGILIDPMLNFFDFYQQFQQVSVGVNQISQILEEKEENPRAAKEQQIRYEKEILIKNLTFSYQNKEVLHNISGKITKGEHIALVGISGSGKSTLYDILAGFYEINKNQVFIDGKDLMELSITNLRELIQMVFQDTGIFAGTIRDNLKLFDEQITDEEIYDALEEVGLKQMVDKLSSGLDTVLSENGENLSGGEKQRLMLARVFLMHRPILILDEAFSALDTITSTYVFKNILKAYKNDTIIITTHKLEEIVEECDRVLVFQDGKIENSGTHKTLLDESELYRKLYYMNGSI, encoded by the coding sequence ATGAAAAATGGTTATAAAGTAATGTTAAAATACGTTACATTACATAAAAGAAAAGTCATTGTACTGGTTTTGCTTTTAATTCTAAATAGTTTCTTTGGGACATTTCCACTAAAAATTATTGAGAAGTTAATCGATACGGTAGAAGAAAATTTTACGATAACATGTGTTTTGGCGTTAGGAGGAATTTATTTTTTAACTCAAGTGGTCTGGGTTATTTTGGGTGGTGCAGTTAATAGACTAACTGCAAAACTGGAAACAGGTATAGGGCATAATATACGAATGGAATTGTATGAAAAGATTTTACGTTTGCCGCTGGGATATTTTGAAAAGAATAATTCAGGGGATATTATGCTTAGGCTGATCCAAGACAGTGAGATTACAGTTGAAGGGGTACTGACTCCAATCATATTTTTAACGTTAAATGTGTTTCAATTTATACTTGGATTTTATTTCATTTCTTCGATTAGTGTTGCTGTTGCTTTATGGATGATTCCGATAGGAGTTTTGTTGATTTTTTTGTCATTGCAAAGCGGTACTCCAATACGAAATTTGACAAAAAAGCAAAGAGACTGCAAAGAACAGTTATGGAATGATTTTCAAGAAGGAATTAAAAATATTAAAGTGTTAAAGCTTTTAAAAAAAGAAAAGGCATATTTCGGAAAGGTAGAAGATTCGAGTACAGCGTTGGCAAAAGAGTCTTTGAAGCTGAATAAATATACGATGTTAATTGATCGCTTGTATTCTGCTTTATTTATGCTATTAATTGCATTTATTATGATTTATGGCTGTGTTCAAGTGAAAAATAATGAGTTATCCATCGGTGGTTTATCGGCATTAATGATGTATAATGGAATTCTGATTGATCCGATGTTAAATTTTTTTGACTTTTATCAGCAATTTCAGCAAGTATCTGTCGGAGTGAATCAGATCTCGCAGATTCTGGAAGAAAAGGAAGAAAATCCTAGAGCGGCAAAAGAACAACAAATTCGTTATGAAAAAGAAATTCTAATTAAAAATTTAACTTTTTCCTATCAAAATAAAGAAGTATTGCATAATATATCGGGAAAAATCACAAAAGGAGAACACATTGCTCTTGTAGGGATTTCAGGCTCCGGAAAAAGCACATTATATGATATTCTAGCAGGATTTTATGAGATTAATAAAAATCAGGTATTTATCGATGGTAAGGATTTGATGGAATTATCAATTACAAATTTGCGGGAGCTGATTCAAATGGTGTTTCAGGATACCGGAATTTTTGCCGGAACGATACGGGATAATTTAAAATTATTTGATGAGCAGATAACGGATGAGGAAATCTATGATGCTTTAGAAGAAGTCGGGTTAAAACAAATGGTTGACAAGTTATCAAGTGGGTTAGATACTGTTTTAAGTGAGAATGGAGAAAATCTTTCAGGTGGAGAAAAACAAAGATTGATGTTAGCACGTGTTTTTTTGATGCATAGACCAATTTTGATTTTGGATGAAGCATTTTCAGCATTGGACACAATTACGTCAACGTATGTATTCAAAAATATTTTAAAAGCGTATAAAAATGATACAATCATTATTACAACACATAAGTTAGAGGAGATTGTTGAGGAATGTGATAGAGTGCTTGTATTCCAAGACGGTAAAATAGAAAACAGCGGTACGCATAAAACACTATTAGACGAGTCTGAATTATATAGAAAACTATATTATATGAATGGAAGTATTTAA
- a CDS encoding transglycosylase domain-containing protein translates to MNYGKRNVSKKQKALTSKSTMKKKRAGVRVLKATLLTLILCAILAVVGVGLFAKRIIDNAPDISPANVKPEGYSTTVYNQDGSEELERFVAANANRIYKPISEIPKDLQHAFVAIEDERFYEHKGIDPQGIIRAGITGILNGGNFSQGASTLTQQLIKNTIYTDFMEEDTFYERVERKLQEQYLALQLEKQESKEQILENYLNTINLGQNTLGVQTAAKRYFGKDVSELSLSECAVVAAITQNPTRYNPITNPDENAKRRDKVLRNMAEQGYITEAQRQEALADQVYERIQIVNSAVSADDSPYTYFIDALSSQVQEDLETKLGYSATQAYNAVYSGGLSIFATQDKALQAICDEEINNDEYYPASEVGLSYAFTIVRADGTVENFGQEHIAAYMKEVHGDKYGLVFDSEETARAYVEEWKATVVRPDDQSHDEAFSTSPQPQASFLIMDQYTGQVKALSGGRGEKTSSKSFNRATDSARQPGSCFKILAAYAPAIDSCGYNLATTIKDEEYYYSDGEHKKVNNWWGDYYKGDMTVRSCIEQSANVCAVKTIADVTPALSMEYLKEFGLTTIVTDPNVQPNDVHEATALGGITNGVTNIEMTAAYAAIANGGVYNRPVLYTKVIDHDGNVLLDNTTPESHTVLKDSTAALLTDGMKSVIYGSSGTGRRAALYSGMPVSGKTGTTSSNVDIWFSGYTPYYTASIWAGYDSNKPLTNTSFHLTIWRSIMERIHESLPVREFALPDSVEKASVCSITGLRATSSCPTTSELFAKDDLPDDYCSGHVVETPDDDDDDDKEDDNDSDSNSGTTQPESPTEPETPTTPETPTEPTPPPTQPETPTDPNTQNPPAQ, encoded by the coding sequence ATGAATTATGGAAAAAGAAATGTTTCTAAAAAACAAAAAGCACTCACTTCCAAATCTACGATGAAAAAGAAACGGGCCGGTGTCCGCGTCCTGAAAGCAACGCTTCTTACGCTGATTCTCTGCGCCATTCTCGCTGTCGTAGGTGTTGGATTATTCGCTAAACGAATCATTGACAATGCGCCGGATATTTCTCCTGCCAACGTCAAACCTGAAGGATATTCCACAACCGTTTATAATCAGGACGGAAGCGAAGAGCTGGAACGTTTCGTTGCTGCTAATGCGAACCGTATTTATAAACCGATCTCTGAGATTCCGAAAGATCTGCAGCATGCATTTGTAGCAATCGAAGATGAACGCTTCTATGAACACAAAGGAATTGATCCACAGGGTATTATCAGAGCCGGTATTACCGGTATTTTAAATGGTGGAAACTTCTCACAGGGTGCCAGTACACTGACACAGCAGCTGATTAAGAATACGATCTATACCGACTTTATGGAAGAAGATACTTTTTATGAGCGTGTAGAACGAAAGCTGCAGGAACAGTATCTCGCACTTCAGCTTGAGAAACAGGAATCCAAAGAACAGATCCTTGAAAACTATCTGAATACCATTAACCTGGGACAGAATACACTGGGTGTTCAGACAGCAGCAAAACGATATTTCGGGAAAGATGTATCTGAACTGTCACTCTCTGAATGTGCTGTAGTTGCAGCGATCACACAGAACCCGACACGATATAATCCGATTACAAATCCTGATGAGAACGCAAAACGTCGCGACAAAGTTCTCCGTAATATGGCAGAGCAGGGATATATCACAGAAGCTCAACGTCAGGAGGCGCTCGCTGATCAGGTATATGAGCGGATTCAGATTGTAAACTCTGCCGTTTCTGCTGATGATTCACCTTACACTTATTTTATTGACGCACTTTCTTCACAAGTGCAGGAAGATCTGGAAACCAAACTTGGATATTCCGCAACCCAGGCTTACAATGCTGTTTACAGCGGCGGACTTTCTATTTTCGCGACACAGGACAAAGCGCTGCAGGCAATCTGCGATGAAGAGATCAATAATGATGAATATTATCCTGCAAGCGAAGTCGGTCTTTCCTATGCATTTACCATTGTCCGCGCCGATGGAACTGTCGAGAACTTCGGTCAGGAACATATTGCAGCTTATATGAAAGAAGTTCATGGCGACAAATACGGTCTTGTATTCGATTCCGAAGAAACTGCCAGAGCTTATGTAGAAGAATGGAAGGCAACTGTAGTCCGTCCGGACGACCAGTCTCACGACGAAGCTTTCAGCACTTCTCCACAGCCACAGGCATCCTTCCTGATTATGGATCAATACACCGGTCAGGTCAAAGCACTCTCCGGCGGACGTGGAGAAAAGACATCCAGTAAGAGTTTTAACCGTGCTACAGACTCTGCGCGGCAGCCTGGATCCTGCTTTAAGATTCTGGCAGCCTATGCGCCTGCTATCGACAGCTGCGGATATAATCTTGCAACTACGATCAAAGACGAAGAATACTATTACTCCGATGGCGAACATAAGAAAGTAAACAACTGGTGGGGAGATTACTACAAGGGCGATATGACTGTCAGATCTTGTATTGAGCAGTCTGCCAACGTCTGTGCTGTCAAAACGATTGCAGATGTAACTCCTGCACTTTCTATGGAATACCTGAAAGAATTCGGATTAACAACCATTGTCACAGATCCGAATGTACAGCCAAATGATGTGCATGAAGCAACCGCACTCGGCGGTATTACAAACGGTGTTACGAATATTGAAATGACAGCGGCATATGCAGCCATTGCCAATGGCGGTGTTTATAACCGTCCGGTACTTTACACAAAAGTAATCGACCATGACGGCAATGTGCTTCTTGATAATACTACTCCGGAATCCCATACGGTATTAAAGGATTCTACTGCTGCTCTTCTGACAGATGGTATGAAGAGCGTTATCTACGGTTCCAGCGGAACCGGACGCCGGGCTGCTCTGTACAGCGGTATGCCTGTATCCGGTAAGACCGGTACTACCTCTTCTAATGTAGATATCTGGTTCTCCGGTTATACGCCATATTATACTGCCTCTATCTGGGCTGGATATGACTCTAACAAACCGCTGACAAATACAAGCTTTCATCTGACGATCTGGAGAAGTATTATGGAACGCATTCACGAATCTCTTCCGGTCAGAGAATTTGCATTACCGGATTCTGTTGAAAAAGCTTCTGTATGTTCAATTACGGGATTACGCGCCACAAGCAGCTGCCCTACAACTTCAGAACTGTTTGCCAAAGACGATCTGCCGGATGACTACTGCAGCGGACATGTTGTAGAAACTCCTGACGATGATGATGACGATGACAAAGAGGATGATAACGATAGCGACAGCAACAGCGGTACAACACAGCCTGAATCTCCAACGGAACCGGAAACTCCAACTACACCGGAGACACCGACAGAACCGACACCGCCTCCTACACAACCGGAGACACCGACGGATCCAAATACACAAAATCCGCCAGCACAATAG
- a CDS encoding ROK family glucokinase produces the protein MNYCFGVDIGGTTVKMGLFQFDGELVEKWEIKTNTANGGHAILPDIAESLNLKMEHHHLTQENILGIGVGVPAPVSENGIVQKTANLGWGYKDVKHELEELTGITVAVGNDANVAALGEMWKGGGLGHKNLIMVTLGTGVGGGVIVNGKILSGSTGAGGEIGHICVNYEETEVCGCGGRGCLEQYASATGIVRLAKRKLANETRKTLLEKDMLSAKSIFDAVKEGDAVAMEVAEEFGRYLGYALANLAVISDPAVIVIGGGVSKAGEILISYVEKYFKERAFFANTHVIFSLAKLGNDAGICGAAKLVLN, from the coding sequence ATGAACTATTGTTTTGGTGTGGACATTGGAGGAACTACAGTAAAGATGGGATTATTCCAGTTTGATGGCGAACTGGTAGAAAAGTGGGAGATTAAGACGAATACAGCTAATGGGGGACATGCAATTCTTCCGGATATCGCAGAATCTCTGAATCTGAAAATGGAACATCACCATCTGACACAGGAGAACATTCTTGGAATCGGAGTAGGAGTTCCGGCGCCGGTTTCTGAGAATGGTATTGTACAGAAGACTGCTAATCTTGGATGGGGTTATAAAGATGTGAAGCATGAACTGGAAGAATTGACCGGTATCACAGTTGCTGTTGGAAATGATGCCAATGTGGCAGCATTAGGCGAGATGTGGAAAGGCGGCGGACTTGGACATAAGAATCTGATCATGGTAACACTTGGAACAGGTGTTGGCGGCGGTGTAATCGTTAATGGAAAGATTCTGAGTGGTTCTACAGGAGCCGGCGGTGAGATTGGGCATATCTGTGTAAATTATGAGGAGACAGAAGTCTGCGGCTGCGGCGGACGCGGATGTCTAGAACAGTACGCATCTGCAACAGGGATTGTTCGTCTTGCAAAGAGAAAACTGGCAAATGAGACGAGAAAGACACTTCTTGAGAAAGACATGCTGTCTGCAAAATCTATCTTTGATGCTGTGAAAGAAGGAGATGCAGTTGCAATGGAAGTTGCAGAAGAATTCGGACGCTATCTTGGTTATGCGCTTGCGAATCTGGCAGTGATCTCTGATCCGGCAGTCATTGTTATCGGCGGCGGTGTGTCAAAAGCAGGAGAAATTCTTATTTCCTATGTGGAGAAATATTTCAAAGAGAGAGCTTTCTTTGCAAATACTCATGTCATTTTCTCACTTGCCAAACTGGGAAATGATGCGGGAATCTGCGGAGCAGCTAAGTTAGTATTGAACTAA